The window AACCTGGCCGGCCGCGCTGGTTGCCGGCCTGAGCTTCGCCGTCACCCAGTACTTCACCTCGAACTTCATCGGCCCGGAACTGCCGGACATCACCTCGGCACTGGCCAGCCTGGTCTGCCTGACCCTGTTCCTGAAAGTCTGGCAACCGCGCCGTACCGCCGGTGCGCAGATCGCCGGTGCCACCTCGGCTGCCGCGGTCACCGCCAGCGCCGGCGGCTTTGGCCAGCCGCGCAATACCCTGGCCTCGCCCTACAGCCTGGGCCAGATCTTCAAGGCCTGGTCGCCGTTCCTGATCCTCACCGTACTGGTAACGATCTGGACGCTGAAGTCGTTCAAGGCGATGTTCGCCACTGGCGGCGCGATGTACAGCAGCGTGTTCAACTTCGCCGTGCCGCACCTGGACCAACTGGTGATCAAGACCGCGCCGATCGTCGCCAACCCGACGCCGATTCCGGCGGTGTTCAAGCTCGACCCGATCTCCGCCACCGGCACCGCGATCTTCTTCTCCGCGCTGGTGTCGATGCTGATCCTCAAGATCGACTTCAAAACTGGTCTGACCACTTTGAAGGAGACCTTCTACGAGCTGCGCTGGCCGATCCTGTCCATCGGCATGGTGCTGGCCTTCGCCTTCGTCACCAACTACTCGGGCATGTCCTCGACCCTGGCCCTGGTGCTGGCGGCGACCGGCGCCGCGTTCCCGTTCTTCTCGCCGTTCCTCGGCTGGCTGGGCGTGTTCCTGACCGGTTCGGACACCTCGTCGAACGCCCTGTTCAGCTCGCTGCAGGCCACCACCGCACACCAGATCGGCGTCAACGACACCCTGCTGGTCGCGGCCAACACCAGCGGCGGCGTCACCGGCAAGATGATCTCGCCACAATCGATC of the Pseudomonas vanderleydeniana genome contains:
- a CDS encoding lactate permease LctP family transporter yields the protein MQTWQQLYSPLGSLGLSALAAVIPIVFFFLALAVFRLKGHVAGSITLALAILVAIFAFKMPVDMALAAAGYGFAYGLWPIAWIIVAAVFLYKLTVKSGQFEIIRSSVLSITDDQRLQVLLIGFCFGAFLEGAAGFGAPVAITAALLVGLGFNPLYAAGLCLIANTAPVAFGALGIPIIVAGQVTGIDAFKIGAMTGRQLPLLSLFVPFWLVFMMDGLRGVRETWPAALVAGLSFAVTQYFTSNFIGPELPDITSALASLVCLTLFLKVWQPRRTAGAQIAGATSAAAVTASAGGFGQPRNTLASPYSLGQIFKAWSPFLILTVLVTIWTLKSFKAMFATGGAMYSSVFNFAVPHLDQLVIKTAPIVANPTPIPAVFKLDPISATGTAIFFSALVSMLILKIDFKTGLTTLKETFYELRWPILSIGMVLAFAFVTNYSGMSSTLALVLAATGAAFPFFSPFLGWLGVFLTGSDTSSNALFSSLQATTAHQIGVNDTLLVAANTSGGVTGKMISPQSIAVACAATGLVGKESDLFRFTLKHSLFFATIVGLITLAQAYVFTGMLVH